A stretch of bacterium DNA encodes these proteins:
- a CDS encoding ion channel, whose translation MWILGPGQFVCDPQAQLSEGWRCFYYSIVTFTTLGLGDVVPKTDAASIWAAVEVILGYVMLGGLISIFAVKVARRD comes from the coding sequence TTGTGGATCCTCGGCCCCGGTCAGTTCGTCTGCGACCCACAGGCGCAGCTCAGCGAAGGCTGGCGCTGCTTCTACTACTCGATAGTCACCTTCACCACGCTGGGCCTCGGCGACGTCGTCCCCAAGACAGACGCCGCCTCGATTTGGGCGGCGGTCGAGGTCATCCTGGGCTACGTCATGCTGGGGGGCCTGATCAGCATCTTCGCGGTGAAGGTCGCCCGCCGGGACTGA
- a CDS encoding GGDEF domain-containing protein produces the protein MKPLDFLDHLSVPVTLALGLLLVLVVGLVDYITGTELSFAIFYFAPVALVAWGKGRFPGLLITCVSAAVLLIADLLSDRVYPYHLIPYWNCLVRLGMFVVIALVFARLKVNLDGEKRAARVDALTGVLNSRGFFERAEYERSRAQRYGYPLVVAYMDLDNFKTVNDTRGHEVGDAALAVVAGIIRRTIRTNDVAGRVGGDEFAFLLPDTSHRAAQALTQRLKANLDREMEKNGWPVTFSIGVVTYSTPPASVREMVRAADELMYCVKNRSKNAAEHRLVERDILRPVSPE, from the coding sequence ATGAAACCGCTCGATTTTTTGGATCATCTCTCCGTCCCGGTCACGCTGGCCCTGGGTCTGCTTCTGGTCCTGGTGGTCGGCCTGGTGGACTACATCACCGGGACCGAGCTCTCCTTCGCCATCTTCTACTTCGCCCCGGTGGCGCTGGTGGCCTGGGGCAAGGGGCGCTTCCCCGGGCTTTTGATCACCTGCGTCAGCGCCGCCGTCTTGCTGATCGCGGATTTGCTGTCCGACCGCGTGTACCCGTACCACCTGATCCCCTACTGGAACTGCCTGGTGCGCCTGGGCATGTTCGTCGTCATCGCGCTGGTCTTCGCCCGGCTGAAGGTCAACCTGGACGGGGAAAAGAGGGCGGCCAGGGTGGACGCGCTCACCGGGGTGCTCAACAGCCGGGGGTTCTTCGAGCGGGCCGAGTACGAGCGGAGCCGGGCCCAGAGGTACGGTTACCCCCTGGTCGTCGCGTACATGGACCTGGACAACTTCAAGACGGTCAACGACACGCGCGGTCACGAAGTCGGCGACGCCGCCCTGGCCGTGGTCGCGGGTATTATCCGGCGGACCATCCGCACCAACGACGTGGCCGGCCGCGTGGGGGGCGACGAGTTCGCCTTCCTCCTGCCGGACACGAGCCACAGGGCGGCGCAGGCCTTGACACAGAGGCTGAAGGCGAACCTCGACCGGGAGATGGAGAAAAACGGGTGGCCGGTGACCTTCAGCATCGGGGTCGTGACCTACTCCACCCCGCCCGCCTCGGTCCGCGAGATGGTCCGGGCGGCGGACGAGCTGATGTATTGCGTGAAGAACCGGTCCAAGAACGCGG